Proteins from a genomic interval of Geodermatophilus obscurus DSM 43160:
- a CDS encoding SPL family radical SAM protein has protein sequence MTAQLAPLVPAAPPPTTPPSTRLWTPSRVLVTRSAAERPHGQRILARLEAAGVSDVELLPGDRLPNLRGDGDRAAFMRAKDTLAVVVPPPSKRKLQPIPPSADWRVDLAEGCPAHCQYCYLAGSLGGPPITRVWADLDEVLDELDAYVGRGAITSGTLERGGEGTTFEASCYTDPLAIEHLTGGLSRMVEHFGTHDWPGPVQLRATTKFDGVAGLLDLPHGGRTRLRFSVNATSVDRRFEGATAKVPARLRALSAIAAAGYPVGLTIAPIMPVEGWREEYGALLDAVAAALPAGADLTVECITHRFTPGSKETLLDWYPRTKLDMDEARRTTKRGRYGSVKHVYPKETMAELRGWFEAALAERLPRAQLLYWT, from the coding sequence ATGACCGCGCAGCTCGCACCGCTCGTCCCCGCCGCTCCCCCGCCTACCACTCCCCCGTCCACCCGCCTCTGGACGCCGTCGCGCGTCCTGGTCACCCGCTCGGCCGCGGAGCGGCCGCACGGGCAGCGCATCCTGGCCCGGCTCGAGGCCGCCGGGGTGTCCGACGTCGAGCTGCTGCCCGGCGACCGGCTGCCCAACCTGCGCGGGGACGGCGACCGCGCGGCGTTCATGCGCGCCAAGGACACCCTCGCCGTCGTCGTCCCGCCGCCGTCCAAGCGCAAGCTGCAGCCGATCCCGCCGTCCGCCGACTGGCGCGTCGACCTGGCCGAGGGCTGCCCCGCGCACTGCCAGTACTGCTACCTCGCCGGCTCCCTGGGCGGCCCGCCGATCACCCGCGTGTGGGCCGACCTCGACGAGGTGCTCGACGAGCTCGACGCCTACGTCGGCCGAGGCGCCATAACCTCCGGCACGCTCGAGCGCGGCGGGGAGGGGACGACGTTCGAGGCCTCCTGCTACACCGACCCGCTGGCCATCGAGCACCTGACCGGCGGTCTGTCGCGGATGGTCGAGCACTTCGGCACACACGACTGGCCCGGCCCGGTGCAGCTGCGGGCGACCACCAAGTTCGACGGCGTCGCCGGCCTGCTGGACCTGCCGCACGGCGGCCGCACCCGGCTGCGGTTCTCGGTCAACGCGACGTCGGTCGACCGGCGCTTCGAGGGCGCCACGGCGAAGGTGCCCGCGCGGCTGCGGGCGCTGTCGGCGATCGCGGCGGCCGGCTACCCGGTCGGCCTGACCATCGCGCCGATCATGCCGGTCGAGGGGTGGCGGGAGGAGTACGGCGCCCTGCTGGACGCCGTGGCCGCCGCGCTGCCGGCCGGCGCCGACCTCACCGTCGAGTGCATCACGCACCGGTTCACGCCCGGCAGCAAGGAGACGCTGCTGGACTGGTACCCGCGCACGAAGCTCGACATGGACGAGGCCCGCCGCACCACCAAGCGCGGGAGGTACGGCTCGGTCAAGCACGTCTACCCGAAGGAGACGATGGCCGAGCTGCGCGGCTGGTTCGAGGCCGCGCTGGCCGAGCGGCTGCCCCGGGCCCAGCTCCTGTACTGGACCTAG
- the fdhA gene encoding formaldehyde dehydrogenase, glutathione-independent gives MAGNKAVMYMGPGKVEVADLDYPGLELKEGPGVNPANVGRKTPHGVILKTVSTNICGSDQHMVRGRTTAPEGLVLGHEITGEIIEKGADVEFLEVGDIVSVPFNIACGRCRNCKEGKTGICLNVNPERPGSAYGYVDMGGWTGGQAEYVMVPYADWNCLKFPDRDQALAKIRDLTMLSDIFPTGYHGCVTAGVGTGSTVYIAGAGPVGLAAAASAHLLGAAVVIVGDLNADRLAQARSFGCETVDVSQGDPKDQIEQILGEPEVDCGVDAVGFEARGHGKDAEREAPATVLNSLMDITRAGGALGIPGLYVTGDPGAADEAAKTGSLSIRLGLGWAKSHAFTTGQCPVMRYNRQLMMAILHDRVQIAKAVNAEVIPLEDAPRGYQEFDRGAAKKYILDPNGMIPAA, from the coding sequence GTGGCAGGCAACAAAGCAGTCATGTACATGGGGCCCGGCAAGGTCGAGGTCGCGGACCTGGACTACCCCGGGTTGGAGCTCAAGGAGGGTCCGGGGGTCAACCCGGCCAACGTCGGTCGCAAGACCCCGCACGGGGTCATCCTGAAGACGGTCAGCACCAACATCTGCGGCAGTGACCAGCACATGGTCCGCGGGCGGACGACGGCGCCCGAGGGCCTGGTCCTCGGCCACGAGATCACCGGCGAGATCATCGAGAAGGGTGCCGACGTCGAGTTCCTCGAGGTCGGTGACATCGTCAGCGTGCCCTTCAACATCGCCTGCGGCCGCTGTCGCAACTGCAAGGAGGGCAAGACCGGCATCTGCCTGAACGTCAACCCCGAGCGCCCCGGCTCGGCCTACGGCTACGTCGACATGGGCGGCTGGACCGGCGGCCAGGCCGAGTACGTGATGGTCCCGTACGCGGACTGGAACTGCCTCAAGTTCCCGGACCGGGACCAGGCGCTGGCGAAGATCCGCGACCTGACGATGCTGTCGGACATCTTCCCGACGGGTTACCACGGCTGCGTCACCGCCGGGGTGGGTACCGGCTCGACTGTCTACATCGCCGGGGCCGGCCCGGTGGGGCTGGCGGCCGCGGCCTCGGCGCACCTGCTCGGCGCCGCCGTCGTCATCGTCGGTGACCTCAACGCCGACCGGCTGGCCCAGGCCCGCAGCTTCGGCTGCGAGACCGTCGACGTCTCCCAGGGCGACCCCAAGGACCAGATCGAGCAGATCCTCGGCGAGCCCGAGGTCGACTGCGGCGTCGACGCGGTCGGCTTCGAGGCCCGCGGGCACGGGAAGGACGCCGAGCGTGAGGCGCCGGCCACGGTGCTCAACTCGCTGATGGACATCACCCGGGCCGGCGGCGCGCTCGGCATCCCGGGCCTCTACGTGACCGGTGACCCGGGCGCGGCCGACGAGGCGGCGAAGACGGGGTCGCTGTCCATCCGGCTGGGCCTGGGCTGGGCGAAGTCGCACGCGTTCACCACCGGCCAGTGCCCGGTCATGCGCTACAACCGCCAGTTGATGATGGCGATCCTCCACGACCGGGTGCAGATCGCGAAGGCGGTGAACGCCGAGGTGATCCCGCTGGAGGATGCGCCGCGCGGCTACCAGGAGTTCGACCGGGGCGCGGCGAAGAAGTACATCCTCGACCCGAACGGGATGATCCCGGCCGCCTGA
- a CDS encoding SpoIIE family protein phosphatase, whose amino-acid sequence MRTSDLESAAEVLRDDPARTRAARRLRIAQHGSLAVDRLVELAARLLGAQAGQISLLDDVQSVAAVAGLPPGAATRETGLADTPCTLAAAGNEVLAISDARADERVGRLPQVTGGQVVAYLGAPLTDGEGHVVGTLCVFDPLSREWSETDAATLQQLAASVVTELEYAALTGEYERQHLRWRLAMDAGGVGTFDWDLRSGELVWDDPLMAMFGYTLDDFDGTITAFNRRLHPDDLPRVSEALRACIDLVGDFEAEYRVVRPDGETRWVQARGRALAGADGSTIRVLGAAYDTTEDRTGDVRVARVLEAMPAGFYSLDHEWRFTHVNAEAERLLGRSREELLGQVIWTAFPATVNSDFEKYYRSAVRSGEPVNFDAHYPAPLDGWYELRAWPSPEGLSVYFIEVTERKQAREHAERSAQRLALLAQVSAELAGTLDAQAATSRLPRLVVPGLAQWGIVTVVDADGRPRDVGWWHAEPSSRALVERYAAVRLDAMPATSPVARALLAGEAVRANADEVVALLADGEARDLLTALAPGAAVCLPLRGRGRTLGVLTLYFGRGDMLSREDLATAQDVADRAGLALDNTRLYTQQQQLAEGLQRSLLTEPPEPDHAEIAVRYLPAIEAARVGGDWYDAFLQPSGATMLVIGDVVGHDTEAAAAMGQLRGLLRGIATYSDASPVEVLRGLDASMAVLQTHVLATAALARFEQTDDERRRGITRMRWANAGHLPPLVINPDGSVAELAAWRGDLLLGVDHEVERRESVVTLDRGSTVLLFTDGLVERRDADLDAGLVRLREALAEVSHLPLQQLLDEVLERLVDGRPEDDVALVAVRLHRQDRPRPVEAGPNEVPDVVPPDPA is encoded by the coding sequence GTGCGCACGTCCGACCTCGAGTCGGCGGCCGAGGTGCTGCGCGACGACCCCGCGCGCACCCGCGCGGCCCGTCGCCTCCGCATCGCCCAGCACGGCTCCCTCGCCGTCGACCGGCTGGTGGAGCTGGCCGCGCGGCTGCTCGGCGCGCAGGCCGGCCAGATCTCGCTGCTCGACGACGTCCAGTCGGTCGCCGCTGTCGCCGGGCTGCCGCCGGGTGCCGCGACCAGGGAGACCGGCCTCGCCGACACGCCCTGCACGCTCGCCGCGGCCGGCAACGAGGTGCTCGCCATCTCCGACGCCCGGGCCGACGAGCGGGTCGGCCGGCTGCCGCAGGTGACCGGCGGACAGGTCGTCGCCTACCTCGGCGCCCCGCTGACCGACGGGGAGGGCCACGTCGTCGGGACGCTGTGCGTGTTCGACCCGCTGTCCCGGGAGTGGTCGGAGACCGACGCCGCCACGCTGCAGCAGCTCGCCGCCTCGGTGGTGACCGAGCTCGAGTACGCGGCGCTGACCGGCGAGTACGAGCGTCAGCACCTGCGCTGGCGGCTGGCGATGGACGCCGGCGGGGTGGGCACCTTCGACTGGGACCTGCGGTCCGGCGAGCTGGTGTGGGACGACCCGCTGATGGCGATGTTCGGCTACACCCTCGACGACTTCGACGGCACCATCACCGCCTTCAACCGGCGGCTGCACCCCGACGACCTGCCCCGCGTCAGCGAGGCGCTGCGCGCCTGCATCGACCTCGTCGGCGACTTCGAGGCGGAGTACCGCGTCGTCCGCCCCGACGGCGAGACCCGCTGGGTGCAGGCCCGCGGCCGGGCGCTGGCGGGCGCGGACGGCAGCACCATCCGCGTGCTCGGCGCCGCGTACGACACCACCGAGGACCGCACCGGCGACGTCCGCGTCGCGCGCGTCCTCGAGGCGATGCCGGCCGGCTTCTACTCGCTCGACCACGAGTGGCGCTTCACGCACGTCAACGCCGAGGCCGAGCGGCTGCTCGGCCGCAGCCGCGAGGAGCTGCTCGGCCAGGTCATCTGGACGGCGTTCCCGGCGACGGTGAACAGCGACTTCGAGAAGTACTACCGCAGCGCGGTGCGGAGCGGGGAGCCGGTCAACTTCGACGCGCACTACCCCGCGCCGCTCGACGGCTGGTACGAGCTGCGCGCCTGGCCCAGCCCCGAGGGCCTGTCGGTCTACTTCATCGAGGTCACCGAACGGAAGCAGGCCCGCGAGCACGCCGAGCGCTCGGCGCAGCGGCTGGCCCTGCTCGCGCAGGTCAGCGCGGAGCTGGCCGGGACGCTGGACGCCCAGGCCGCCACCAGCCGCCTCCCCCGGCTGGTCGTCCCCGGACTGGCGCAGTGGGGCATCGTCACCGTGGTCGACGCCGACGGACGCCCGCGCGACGTCGGCTGGTGGCACGCGGAGCCGTCGTCGCGCGCGCTGGTCGAGCGCTACGCCGCCGTCCGGCTGGACGCGATGCCGGCCACCTCGCCCGTGGCGCGGGCCCTGCTGGCCGGTGAGGCGGTGCGGGCGAACGCCGACGAGGTGGTCGCCCTCCTGGCCGACGGCGAGGCGCGCGACCTGCTGACCGCGCTGGCACCGGGCGCGGCGGTCTGCCTGCCGCTGCGCGGGCGGGGACGCACCCTGGGCGTGCTGACCCTCTACTTCGGCCGCGGCGACATGCTGTCGCGGGAGGACCTCGCCACCGCGCAGGACGTCGCCGACCGCGCCGGCCTGGCCCTGGACAACACCCGGCTCTACACCCAGCAGCAGCAGCTGGCCGAGGGACTGCAGCGCAGCCTGCTCACCGAGCCGCCGGAGCCCGACCACGCCGAGATCGCCGTCCGCTACCTGCCCGCCATCGAGGCAGCGCGGGTCGGCGGCGACTGGTACGACGCGTTCCTGCAGCCCAGCGGCGCGACGATGCTGGTCATCGGCGACGTCGTGGGGCACGACACGGAGGCGGCCGCGGCCATGGGCCAGCTGCGCGGGCTGCTGCGCGGCATCGCCACCTACAGCGACGCGTCACCCGTGGAGGTGCTCCGCGGGCTGGACGCCTCGATGGCGGTGCTGCAGACCCACGTGCTGGCCACGGCCGCGCTGGCCCGCTTCGAGCAGACCGACGACGAGCGCCGGCGCGGCATCACCCGCATGCGCTGGGCGAACGCCGGACACCTGCCGCCGCTGGTTATCAACCCCGACGGCAGTGTGGCCGAGCTCGCCGCCTGGAGGGGCGACCTGCTGCTGGGCGTCGACCACGAGGTCGAGCGCCGGGAGTCGGTGGTGACCCTCGACCGCGGGTCCACGGTGCTGCTGTTCACCGACGGGCTCGTCGAGCGGCGCGACGCCGACCTGGACGCCGGCCTGGTGCGGTTGCGGGAGGCGCTCGCCGAGGTGTCCCACCTGCCGCTCCAGCAGCTGCTCGACGAGGTGCTCGAACGGCTGGTCGACGGCCGGCCCGAGGACGACGTCGCGCTGGTCGCCGTCCGCCTGCACCGCCAGGACCGCCCGCGCCCGGTCGAGGCCGGCCCCAACGAGGTCCCGGACGTCGTCCCGCCGGACCCGGCCTGA
- the yaaA gene encoding peroxide stress protein YaaA, whose amino-acid sequence MLVLLPPSETKAPGGDGDPLDLAALSWPELTDVRAGLVEALVELAGDLPAARAALGLSPTQDDEVARNAELLGAPTMPALARYTGVLYDALDVRSLTRAQRARADRRLAVGSALFGVVRATDRIPAYRLSAGSALPGRPTLRALWRPTLGPLLAAVDELVVDLRSSAYAALAPVPGAVTLDVLCERPDGTRVVVSHSNKAHKGRVARLLATTTGEPGDVVRLRALLRRAGFHVEHPGGTALTLVVPADWATR is encoded by the coding sequence GTGCTCGTCCTGCTGCCGCCGTCGGAGACCAAGGCCCCCGGTGGGGACGGCGACCCGCTGGACCTCGCCGCACTCTCCTGGCCCGAGCTGACCGACGTCCGCGCCGGCCTGGTCGAGGCGCTGGTCGAGCTCGCCGGGGACCTCCCCGCCGCACGGGCCGCGCTGGGCCTGTCGCCGACGCAGGACGACGAGGTGGCGCGCAACGCCGAGCTGCTCGGCGCCCCGACGATGCCGGCCCTGGCGCGCTACACCGGCGTCCTCTACGACGCCCTGGATGTGCGTTCGCTGACCCGCGCCCAGCGCGCCCGGGCCGACCGGCGGCTGGCGGTCGGGTCCGCGTTGTTCGGCGTGGTCCGCGCCACCGACCGCATCCCGGCCTACCGGCTGTCGGCCGGTTCCGCCCTGCCCGGCCGGCCGACGCTGCGGGCCCTGTGGCGGCCGACGCTGGGACCGCTGCTCGCGGCCGTCGACGAGCTGGTGGTCGACCTGCGCAGCAGCGCCTACGCCGCGCTCGCACCGGTGCCCGGCGCGGTGACCCTCGACGTGCTGTGCGAGCGCCCGGACGGCACGCGGGTAGTGGTCAGCCACTCCAACAAGGCGCACAAGGGCCGCGTCGCGCGGCTGCTCGCCACCACGACGGGAGAGCCGGGGGACGTCGTCCGGCTGCGGGCGCTGCTGCGCCGGGCCGGGTTCCACGTGGAACACCCCGGCGGCACGGCACTGACACTCGTCGTCCCCGCGGATTGGGCCACCCGCTGA
- a CDS encoding amidase, giving the protein MTTSTDELCLRPATELAALIRCQQLSARELTDACLERIERLDGQVNAVVTLDAEGARAAADAADAALAAGEDVGPLHGLPVAHKDTHVTGGMRTTWGSPLADTVPADDELVVARLRAAGTVRIGKTNVPEFAAGSHTFNPLFGVTHNPYRHGLSAGGSSGGAAAALAAGLVPVAEGSDFGGSLRNPAAFCNVVGLRPTPGRVPTWPAAMAWSQLSVQGPMGRTVADVALVLSAIAGPDRRVPISLDDPGAPFAAPLPERLDGLRVAWAPDLGGRVRVDPAITAVLAESVAVFEELGATVETDCPDLSGADDVFGTLRAWVFDATFSDLDRRHPDQLKESIRWNAALGAELTGADIARAEMAHTALYERVVAFFDRYDVLLAPTTQVLPFPVEAEYPTEIDGEPLADYLAWMRSCTLITPTGCPALSVPGGFTPDGLPVGLQVVAPPRADRRVLEVGHAFEQATRFGERRPSL; this is encoded by the coding sequence GTGACGACTTCCACCGACGAGCTGTGCCTGCGACCGGCGACCGAGCTGGCGGCGCTGATCCGCTGCCAGCAGCTGTCCGCCCGTGAGCTGACCGACGCCTGCCTGGAGCGCATCGAGCGGCTCGACGGCCAGGTCAACGCGGTGGTCACGCTGGACGCCGAGGGCGCCCGGGCCGCGGCCGACGCCGCCGACGCCGCACTGGCCGCCGGCGAGGACGTCGGCCCGCTGCACGGGCTGCCGGTGGCGCACAAGGACACCCACGTCACCGGCGGCATGCGGACCACCTGGGGCTCACCGCTCGCCGATACGGTGCCGGCGGACGACGAACTGGTGGTCGCCCGGCTGCGTGCGGCCGGGACGGTGCGCATCGGCAAGACCAACGTGCCGGAGTTCGCGGCCGGCTCGCACACCTTCAACCCGCTGTTCGGCGTCACCCACAACCCGTACCGGCACGGGCTGTCGGCCGGCGGGTCGAGCGGCGGTGCGGCCGCGGCACTGGCCGCCGGTCTCGTCCCGGTGGCCGAGGGCAGCGACTTCGGTGGCTCCCTGCGCAACCCGGCGGCGTTCTGCAACGTCGTCGGGCTGCGGCCCACGCCGGGGCGGGTACCGACCTGGCCGGCCGCGATGGCCTGGTCGCAGCTGTCGGTGCAGGGCCCGATGGGGCGCACGGTGGCCGACGTCGCGCTGGTGCTCTCGGCGATCGCCGGGCCGGACCGTCGCGTGCCGATCTCCCTCGACGACCCCGGCGCCCCCTTCGCCGCGCCGCTGCCCGAGCGCCTCGACGGGCTGCGCGTGGCCTGGGCGCCGGACCTGGGCGGGCGGGTGCGGGTGGACCCGGCCATCACGGCGGTGCTGGCGGAGAGCGTGGCGGTGTTCGAGGAGCTCGGCGCCACTGTCGAGACCGACTGCCCCGACCTCTCCGGCGCCGACGACGTCTTCGGCACGCTGCGGGCCTGGGTGTTCGACGCGACCTTCAGCGACCTGGACCGGCGGCACCCGGACCAGCTCAAGGAGTCGATCCGCTGGAACGCCGCGCTGGGCGCGGAGCTCACCGGTGCCGACATCGCCCGCGCCGAGATGGCCCACACGGCCCTCTACGAGCGCGTCGTGGCCTTCTTCGACCGCTACGACGTCCTGCTGGCGCCGACGACGCAGGTGCTGCCCTTCCCGGTGGAGGCCGAGTACCCCACCGAGATCGACGGGGAGCCGCTGGCGGACTACCTGGCCTGGATGCGCTCCTGCACGCTGATCACGCCGACCGGCTGTCCCGCGCTCTCGGTGCCGGGCGGGTTCACCCCCGACGGGCTGCCGGTGGGCCTGCAGGTGGTCGCCCCGCCGCGGGCCGATCGGCGGGTGCTGGAGGTCGGGCACGCCTTCGAGCAGGCGACCCGCTTCGGCGAGCGCCGTCCGTCCCTCTGA
- a CDS encoding maleylpyruvate isomerase family mycothiol-dependent enzyme, whose amino-acid sequence MSPEGGAGPMGVTDGWQAVAAERTALVADLEDLGEDDWRTPSLCAGLDVEEVVAHLTAGASSGPLRWLAGLARCRFDVDRMVDMRLREQLGGRPEETLRRFRGVVDSRTAPSGHVDAWLGEVVVHGEDVRRPLGISHAYAPAALERVARFFAARDFTVPSKRRSAGLRLEASDGSFAVGEGPLVQGRTVDLVLAMAGRPVALDHLEGPGLPTFAARVVDPSGRAPSTAV is encoded by the coding sequence ATGAGTCCGGAGGGGGGCGCCGGTCCGATGGGCGTGACGGACGGATGGCAGGCGGTCGCGGCAGAGCGGACCGCGTTGGTGGCAGACCTCGAGGACCTCGGCGAGGACGACTGGCGGACGCCGTCGCTGTGCGCGGGACTCGACGTCGAGGAGGTCGTCGCGCACCTGACCGCAGGGGCGAGCTCGGGTCCCCTCCGCTGGCTGGCCGGCCTCGCCCGCTGCCGGTTCGACGTCGATCGGATGGTCGACATGCGGCTGCGCGAGCAGCTGGGCGGCAGGCCGGAGGAGACGCTCCGGCGGTTCCGGGGAGTCGTCGACAGCAGGACGGCGCCGAGTGGGCACGTCGACGCGTGGCTGGGGGAGGTCGTCGTGCACGGCGAGGACGTCCGCCGTCCGCTGGGGATCTCCCACGCGTACGCGCCGGCGGCCCTGGAGCGCGTGGCGCGCTTCTTCGCCGCGCGCGACTTCACGGTCCCGTCGAAGCGGCGGTCGGCCGGTCTGCGGCTCGAGGCCTCCGACGGGTCCTTCGCCGTGGGGGAGGGGCCGCTGGTGCAGGGGCGGACCGTCGACCTGGTGCTCGCCATGGCCGGCCGGCCCGTCGCACTCGACCACCTCGAGGGTCCCGGACTGCCGACGTTCGCCGCCCGGGTGGTGGACCCGTCGGGTCGAGCGCCGTCTACAGCTGTCTAG